The following are encoded in a window of Syngnathoides biaculeatus isolate LvHL_M chromosome 3, ASM1980259v1, whole genome shotgun sequence genomic DNA:
- the dennd5a gene encoding DENN domain-containing protein 5A isoform X2, protein MTTGISPVSCRFADYFVISGLDTESGLEPDELSGENFEQSPLRRTFKSKVLAHYPDNVEWNPFDQDAVGMLCMPKGLAFRTQVDSREPHFHSFIITREDGSRTYGFALTFFEEVTSKQICSAMQTLYHMHNAEQYDILHTPTSPRGPEEPRLHGQPRPVLHAAPAISRLQRFNSYDISRDTLYVSKCICLITPMAFAQACRKVLQQLYRAVTSPHPPPLPLESYVFNILYEVPLPPSGRSLKFSGVYGPVVCQRPSTSELPLFDFAVGEMFDLLGVENVLQLFTCALLEMQILLYSQHYQRLMTVAESITALMFPYQWQHVYVPILPASLLHFLDAPVPYLMGLHSNGQDDRTKLELPQEANLCFVDIDNHFIELPEELPQFPNKLEFIQEISEVLVSFGLAPEGNIHSGDSQLKHGGLRSLDAVSDKRNGNLASPLNSYLLRENVTIARLQALVKRTGVSLEKLQVREDGGGGGKDARFHCDDEELKMHQLNIHLREVFANRFTQMFADYEVFVIQPSQDKESWFTNRDQMQNFDKASFLSDQPEPYLPFLSRFLETQMFASFIDSKILCHDDDDKEHTLRVFDARVDKVRMLNVRTPTLRTSMYQKCTNIEEAEKAIEMRVMKIDHTALHPHLLDMKIGQGRYEQGFFPRLQSDVLSSGPTGNKWAKRSAPAQWRRRDRQKQHAEHLYLDNDQREKYIQEARNLGTTIRQPKLSNLSPSVIAQTNWKFVEGLLKECRIKTKRMLVEKMGREAVELGHVEVSITGVEENTLIASLCDLLERIWSHGLQVKQGKSALWSHLLHYQESKEKKSATPAGLGPPGFIHDPERRKSDGGGSAMPPLKVSLIQDMRHIQNISEIKTDVGKARAWVRLSMEKKLLSRHLKQLLSDVELTKKLYKRYAFLRCDDEKEQFLYHLLSFNAVDYFCFTNVFTTIMIPYHVLVVPSKKLGGSMFTANPWVCVSGELAETGVLQVPRNTQEITFECQNLGKLTTVQMGHDNTGLYAKWLVECVMVRNEITGHTYKFPCGRWLGKGVDDGSLERILVGELMIPSGENDERMCRTPPMQQSPGMMRRLVTISPNSKPKLNTGQIQEGVGEAINGIVKHFHKPEKERGSLTLLLCGEFGLVWALEQVFQHGFKSPRLFKNVFIWDFLEKAQVYFESAEQRDGNPDENWQSRVRHFCRFMRAINNTSRNIGKDGKFQMLVCLGARDHLLHHWTALLADCPITAQMYEDAALIKDRSLVNSLIRVLQTLQEFNITLESSLVKGVGI, encoded by the exons GTGAGAATTTTGAGCAGAGTCCCCTACGGAGAACCTTTAAATCCAAAGTTCTCGCACATTACCCGGACAATGTCGAGTGGAATCCGTTCGACCAGGACGCAGTTGGCATG CTCTGCATGCCGAAGGGTTTGGCCTTCAGGACGCAGGTGGACTCCCGCGAGCCTCACTTCCACTCCTTCATCATCACCCGAGAGGACGGCTCTCGGACGTACGGATTCGCCCTCACCTTCTTCGAGGAGGTGACGAGCAAGCAGATCTGCAGCGCCATGCAGACTCTTTACCACATGCACAACGCCGAGCAGTACGACATCTTGCACACGCCCACGTCCCCCCGCGGCCCCGAGGAGCCGCGGCTGCACGGCCAGCCTCGGCCCGTCCTGCACGCCGCCCCCGCCATCTCCCGCCTGCAGCGCTTCAACTCGTACGACATCAGCCGGGACACGCTGTACGTGTCCAAGTGCATCTGCTTGATAACGCCCATGGCCTTTGCGCAGGCCTGCAGAAAAGTGCTGCAGCAGCTTTACCGGGCCGTCACCTcgccccaccccccgcccctcccgcTGGAGAGCTACGTCTTCAACATCCTCTACGAGGTGCCCCTGCCGCCCTCCGGCCGCTCCCTAAAGTTCTCGGGCGTCTACGGCCCCGTGGTGTGCCAGAGGCCCAGCACGTCGGAACTGCCGCTCTTTGACTTTGCCGTCGGGGAAATGTTCGACCTGCTGGGGGTGGAGAACGTTCTTCAGTTGTTCACCTGCGCCCTGCTCGAGATGCAAATACTGCTCTACTCGCAGC ATTACCAGAGGCTGATGACGGTAGCAGAGAGCATCACAGCCTTAATGTTCCCCTACCAGTGGCAGCACGTGTACGTTCCCATTCTGCCCGCCTCGCTCCTGCACTTCCTGGACGCGCCGGTGCCGTATCTCATGGGCCTGCACTCCAACGGGCAGGACGACCGCACCAAGCTGGAGTTGCCGCAGGAG GCCAACTTGTGTTTCGTGGACATCGACAACCACTTCATAGAACTTCCGGAAGAGCTGCCGCAGTTCCCCAACAAGCTCGAGTTCATCCAAGAGATCTCCGAGGTGCTGGTGTCCTTCGGCCTGGCGCCGGAAGGAAACATCCACTCCGGCGACTCGCAGCTCAAGCACGGAGGCCTGCGATCGCTGGACGCCGTCTCCGACAAGCGCAACGGCAACCTGGCCTCGCCGCTCAACTCGTACCTGCTGAGGGAGAACGTAACCATCGCCAGACTGCAGGCCCTGGTCAAGAGGACGGGCGTCAGTTTGGAGAAG CTGCAGGTCCGagaggacggcggcggcggcggcaaggACGCTCGCTTTCATTGCGACGACGAAGAGCTGAAGATGCACCAGCTCAACATCCACCTGCGCGAGGTTTTCGCCAACCGCTTCACTCAAATGTTTGCCGACTACGAAGTCTTTGTCATCCAGCCGAGCCAAGACAAGGAGTCCTGGTTCACCAATCGAGACCAGATGCAGAACTTTGATAAG GCGTCCTTCCTGTCGGACCAGCCGGAGCCCTACCTGCCCTTCCTGTCCCGTTTCCTGGAGACCCAGATGTTCGCCTCCTTCATCGACAGCAAGATCCTCtgccacgacgacgacgacaaggaGCACACGCTGCGGGTGTTCGACGCCCGCGTCGACAAGGTCCGCATGCTGAACGTCCGCACGCCCACCCTGCGCACGTCCATGTACCAAAAGTGCACCAACATCGAAGAGGCGG AGAAGGCCATCGAAATGAGAGTGATGAAGATCGACCACACGGCCCTGCATCCTCACCTCCTGGACATGAAGATCGGTCAGGGCCGTTACGAGCAAGGCTTCTTCCCACGGCTGCAGTCCGACGTGCTCTCCTCGGGGCCCACCGGCAACAA GTGGGCCAAGAGGAGCGCTCCGGCGCAGTGGAGGAGGCGGGACCGCCAGAAACAGCACGCGGAGCACCTTTATTTAGATAACGACCAGAGAGAG AAGTACATCCAGGAGGCCCGGAACTTGGGCACAACCATCAGGCAGCCCAAACTGTCCAACCTGTCGCCTTCTGTCATCGCTCAGACCAACTGGAAGTTTGTCGAGGGCTTACTGAAAGAGTGCCGGATCAAG ACCAAGCGAATGCTCGTGGAGAAGATGGGTCGAGAGGCGGTGGAGTTGGGCCACGTGGAGGTCAGCATCACCGGAGTGGAAGAGAACACTTTGATTGCGAGTCTGTGTGACTTGTTGGAGAGGATCTGGAGCCACGGGCTGCAGGTCAAACAG GGTAAATCTGCTCTGTGGTCCCACCTACTGCATTACCAGgagagcaaagaaaagaaaagtgcaaCCCCGGCCGGTTTGGGACCGCCAG GTTTTATTCATGACCCCGAAAGGCGCAAATCGGATGGCGGCGGATCTGCCATGCCGCCCCTTAAAGTGTCGCTGATTCAGGACATGAG ACATATTCAAAACATAAGCGAGATCAAAACGGACGTGGGCAAGGCCAGAGCTTGGGTTCGCCTCTCCATGGAGAAGAAGTTGCTCTCCAGACACCTCAAGCAGCTCCTGTCCGACGTGGAGCTGACAAA aaAACTTTACAAGCGGTACGCCTTCCTGCGCTGCGACGACGAGAAGGAGCAGTTCCTCTATCACCTCCTGTCGTTCAACGCCGTGGACTACTTCTGCTTCACCAACGTCTTCACCACCATCA TGATCCCCTACCACGTGCTGGTGGTTCCCAGTAAGAAGCTGGGCGGCTCCATGTTTACAGCCAACCCTTGGGTGTGCGTGTCGGGCGAGCTGGCCGAGACGGGCGTGCTGCAGGTCCCCAGGAACACCCAAGAGATCACTTTTGAG tGCCAGAACCTGGGTAAGCTGACCACAGTGCAGATGGGGCACGACAACACGGGTCTCTACGCAAAATGGTTGGTGGAATGCGTCATGGTGCGCAACGAGATCACGGGGCACACCTACAA GTTCCCGTGCGGCCGGTGGCTGGGCAAGGGCGTGGACGACGGCAGCCTGGAGAGGATCCTCGTCGGGGAGCTGATGATCCCCAGCGGCGAGAACGACGAAAGGATGTGCCGGACGCCGCCCATGCAGCAGTCGCCGGGCATGATGAGGAGATTAGTCACCATCTCGCCAAATAGCAAGCCAA AGTTAAACACCGGTCAGATCCAGGAGGGAGTCGGAGAAGCCATCAACGGGATCGTCAAGCACTTCCACAAACCGGAAAAGGAG AGAGGCAGTTTGACTCTTCTCCTCTGCGGGGAGTTTGGCCTGGTCTGGGCTCTGGAGCAGGTTTTCCAGCACGGTTTTAAATCGCCTCgactctttaaaaatgtcttcatttggGATTTCTTGG AAAAGGCACAAGTGTACTTTGAGAGCGCAGAGCAGCGGGACGGGAACCCGGACGAGAACTGGCAAAGCCGAGTGCGCCACTTCTGCCGCTTCATGCGCGCCATCAACAACACGTCGAGAAACATCGGCAAGGACGGAAAGTTCCAGATGCTCGTCTGTCTGGGCGCGAG gGACCACTTGCTACATCACTGGACCGCGCTCCTCGCCGACTGTCCAATCACGGCGCAGATGTACGAGGACGCGGCGCTGATCAAGGACCGCTCGCTGGTCAACTCCCTGATTCGCGTCCTTCAGACGCTGCAGGAGTTCAACATCACGCTGGAGTCGTCGCTGGTGAAAGGCGTCGGCATTTAA